A part of Leishmania braziliensis MHOM/BR/75/M2904 complete genome, chromosome 30 genomic DNA contains:
- a CDS encoding putative nuclear cap binding protein, with protein MSSDLVDKVPRMQYVDRHELLRSLLTTEEFQERRQEQLNYSTTVYVGNLSFYTTEEQLYSHFSPCGHIRDIVMGLNEATRCPCGFCFVVFESQAAAVLAVQGLDGSLLDDRVVSVSWDVGCDGSRRWGRGAHGGQVVDGIRQNLDEGRGGLGALRRDALGVTASTTEEELVSYEWVAAPPKRRGATTK; from the coding sequence ATGTCGAGCGATTTGGTGGACAAAGTCCCCCGAATGCAGTATGTGGATCGCCACGAGTTGCTTCGGTCTCTCCTGACGACGGAGGAGTTCCAGGAGCGGAGACAGGAGCAGCTCAACTACAGCACTACCGTGTACGTGGGCAACTTGTCCTTCTACACgacggaggagcagctgtACAGTCACTTCAGTCCTTGCGGACACATCCGCGATATCGTAATGGGTCTCAACGAGGCAACGCGGTGCCCATGCGGGTTCTGCTTTGTTGTGTTCGAGTCACAGGCGGCCGCAGTGCTGGCGGTGCAGGGACTCGACGGGTCGCTGCTGGACGACCGCGTTGTGTCCGTTAGCTGGGATGTAGGCTGTGACGGGAGTCGCCGCTGGGGCCGCGGCGCTCACGGCGGCCAAGTGGTGGACGGCATTCGCCAAAATCTCGACGAGGGTCGTGGCGGCCTGGGCGCCCTACGGCGCGACGCGCTGGGCGTGACTGCCTCGACCACAGAGGAAGAGCTGGTTTCCTACGAGTGGGTGGCAGCCCCGCCGAAGCGCCGAGGAGCCACCACAAAGTAG
- a CDS encoding putative spliceosome-associated protein: protein MAKSKKEKKATRREREEQLKKISQKIQDRILLAEAAAAESETEEIAYTLPPTPAELRAEQEEQQRQQAASVAEAERRAAAAAAEKAAQAAAAARAEKDEEDRVVLPSLDGSEGGAKGRQHSSSVLAGRKHHKMTWEELKVRAAELYGPETTELVDQHDGNAADPLFTVRMKMEPHTVPVPRHWHLQRTFLSRQADREEAVGIVPAEVAALGIERIRAAKDKMANPNQVAFISCFMTGTPLQRKTYNIELSRCGDVFYEGKWRPKTHHTPGVLSKRLRQALGIGPTAPPPWLYSMQTMRRLPPAYPDLRIPGLNAPIPAGGQWGLGEGQWGEPPRAEDNSFLFPGVMDEAAAAGSTQADLCWGTVPPLLRSHEESSTAAGASSSSAASAAPATVAQQASLRPAPAAGRPVITPVPFQPQAYVPQQAIPAACVTPQEYVQVQDNTTNSTVAVGYVMMPKNGVQSQTPQSPPSRYPRPPGS from the coding sequence ATGGCAAAGtcgaagaaggagaaaaaggcgaCTCGCCGTGAgcgcgaggagcagctgaagaAAATTAGTCAGAAAATACAAGACAGGATTCTGCTGgctgaggcggcggccgcggAGAGTGAGACCGAGGAGATTGCATACACGCTGCCCCCTACCCCTGCGGAGTTGAGAGCGGAacaagaagagcagcagcgccagcaagCCGCGAGCGTGGCGGAGGCCGAGAGgagagcagccgcagcggctgcagagaaggcagcgcaggcggcagcggctgcccgCGCGGAGAAGGATGAAGAGGATCGAGTTGTGCTACCGTCTTTGGATGGGAGCGAGGGCGGCGCGAAGGGTCGCCagcactcctcctccgtcctcGCCGGTCGCAAGCACCACAAGATGACGtgggaggagctgaaggtgCGGGCGGCGGAGCTGTACGGCCCCGAGACTACGGAGCTGGTCGATCAGCATGACGGCAATGCTGCTGACCCCCTCTTCACTGTGCGCATGAAGATGGAGCCGCACAcggtgccggtgccgcgccactggcacctgcagcgaaccttcctctctcgtcaGGCGGACCGCGAAGAGGCGGTAGGCATTGTGCCAGCAGAGGTTGCCGCCCTCGGTATCGAGAGGATTCGCGCCGCAAAGGATAAGATGGCGAATCCGAACCAGGTCGCCTTCATCTCGTGCTTCATGACAGGCacgcctctgcagcgcaagACGTACAACATCGAGCTGAGTCGGTGCGGGGATGTGTTCTACGAGGGTAAGTGGCGGCCCAAGACACATCACACACCGGGCGTCCTGTCGAAGCGACTGCGACAGGCACTCGGAATCGGTCcgacagcgccaccaccgtggTTGTACAGCATGCAAACGAtgcgccgccttcctcccGCGTACCCAGACCTGCGCATACCTGGACTGAACGCCCCCATTCCTGCTGGTGGGCAGTGGGGCTTGGGAGAGGGCCAGTGGGGTGAGCCCCCGCGCGCGGAGGACAactccttcctctttccaGGCGTCATGGAcgaggccgctgccgccggctCCACCCAGGCCGATCTGTGCTGGGGCACGGTTCCCCCCCTTCTCAGATCACACGAGGAGTCGTCAACTGCTGCCGGTGCATCTTCGTCCAGCGCTGCATCTGCCGCTCCTGCCACGGTGGCCCAGCAGGCCTCGCTGCGCCCCGCGCCGGCTGCTGGCCGGCCTGTCATCACCCCCGTGCCCTTTCAGCCACAGGCCTACGTCCCGCAGCAAGCAATCCCCGCAGCGTGCGTCACGCCGCAGGAGTACGTGCAGGTGCAGGACAACACGACCAACTCCACCGTCGCTGTGGGGTACGTGATGATGCCAAAGAATGGGGTGCAGTCGCAGACACCGCAGTCACCACCGTCGCGGTACCCACGCCCGCCGGGTTCCTGA